The genome window GTTAAGTTGATGGTGGCTGAAACGGTCAGCATTTCCCCTACTTCAAGAGTGACAGGCGTGTCAAATTTTCCCGCATACCAGAGACCATCCGCATTGTCTGCTGAGCCATCGCCAAAAGTGGGGTGTTCTGTGTTTAAATCAGAACTGACGGTGGTGATGTTATTCCAAGTCTTCCAGTGGGAGATTGGGCTGCTCTCTGGAGTGTATTCGATTTGGATATTGCTATAAAATGCCTCTTGGTTATCGAAGCCATCGGTGTGTAGGAGAGCGACGGTGTCGAAGAAATAGTCGGCAGCGGAAGACGGGGTGTAGCTTCCGCTTGCAGTGGAGCTAAAGGGAGAAGCTCCACCTGTTTGAGTGATTGAGGCAGTAATTGTTAGGTCGTCGCCATCACGCACGATGGAGAGAGAATACGAAACGGGGCTATTGGGCACATAGGTTCCTGTGGTCGAGTGGTTTTGAATCTCACTGACGGTTCCGGTAAAAGGGTGGGTTTGTGTGGTTGGAGATATCTTTTGAATCCCATCTTGGTTATAGTAAGCGATACCCAAATAGCCATCACCGGTGCCTGATGCCGGCAGGGGGTCGGGAGCATCGTAGATCCCGAATCTGAACGATGAAGAGTTAAGAGAACCATTCACTGTCATGGTTCCAGTTAAGGTAAGCCGATCTCCATCCAATAATGTCACCGGAGTGATCGGGGCGACCAGGGATGATTTTTTTGCGTTGGTAATACTTGGGCTGGCAGTATCGGCGTTGTTCAGCGTTGCATTGGAATAACCATCAAAAATTTTGACCCAGTCCGTTACGCTGACCGGTAATGCCATGGTGGTGGTGGCTAATAATGCACTGATGAGGCAAACGGTTTTGATGGGATGCATGTGAAAAAGGGTGGAAGATGAAAAAAGGTATCATACTCGCGTAGGATACCTTTTGATGAATATGAGATACCAAGAGGAATTATTTACGACGTCGCATCATCAATGCGACTCCACCAAAACTCAGAAGCGCAGCTGCGCTTGGCTCAGGAACGCTTGTCACTTCGTATTGGGCATTGGAGTAAGAACCCTGATCAAGATTGAGGTTGCCTCCAAAAGATCCACCCATGGCAGTGAAGGTGAAATTTGAAGTTGCCCGGTCGTTTTCTGTATAGAGTTTCTCATATATACTGTCGTTTCTCGTTAAACTTGAAACGATATCGACGGTCGTTGCTGAGTCTCGCGTAATGGACATGCTAAACACGTAATCTTCAACATGGTTTCCTCTAAAAAGTCCGTTGTTTATTTTCGTGGCATTAAGGTCGACTGCATTTGTTGCCGTGGAAATAAATGCTCCGTTGGTGCGTATCTGAAATAGATCTGTCCCTGGAACCAGCATGTAACCTGCAGACCAGTTCTCCCCGCTATTCGCATCAAACTGTCCACCATCGTTAAAGATTCCCAAGCGGAAGTCATTATCCCCGGTATCATGATTTCCTCCCGTTAAATTGATGATGGCTGAAACCGTGAGGGTGTCTCCAATGCCGAGTGTTACCGCCGATCCAAACTTACCCGCATACCATAAGCCATCGGCATTGTTGGATGTTCCATTGCCAAACGTAGGACTGTCAGTATTCAGGCCCGAACTGACGGTCGTATCATTATTCCAAGTCTTCCAGTTTGTCACCGAAGTGGCGGCCTGAACTGCAGCCGAAGTAACGAGCGCAGCACACGTTGTCATGAATAGATGCTTTGTTTTCATTGTGTTTTTATATCTGGGGTTCATGGGCACTTAAGCCGATTCACCGGCACCGCCGGAAAAAATCCTCGATGCCTCATTAAGTAATGCGGCCATTTTTACTATGTGACGAAAAAAAACGTAACATGCGTTTTTTTAATCGAGAAAGAAATCCAAGTGATTGGTCTTCATCAATTGCTGAATCTGCTTTTCGCTAAGAATACCGCGAAAAAGATAGAGTTCATCCATGTCTGCATCCAAGGTCCGACTATCGGCACCAGGACCGAGGCTCGCACCAAACCTTACAGGGAGTGCAGACTTTGTGAAATTATCCGTCTTCATCTTACACAGCTCATCTGGCTTGCTGACGGCTTGCCGCTTACCATTGAGATAGTGGTAAATTTCCGGAAACCCATCATCATCGACACGACCAGTATAAACAACTGCGATGTGAACCCATTCCTGTTGCATGGTGTCTTGCGCCTGAATCGTTTCAAATGGGCGCTCCATGAGTGATGTTTTAAGCCTGCCTTCGTCACTGAAGCTGATCTGCCATAACTTGCCCTTCTTACGCACCCCCCATGCGCAGTATGGCGTGATATTGTGACGCTCACAATTTTTCCGGTGTCGAATCCATGCCGCTACGCTTCTCGGTGCATTTTCGCCAATACCAGCAAAAGCGGACGCGGCATAGACGCCGTCCCCATGCAATGCCAAGGCCGAGCCAAAACGACCTGCTGTTTCATACTTGGGTGCATCAATGCGCTTCGTCCGGGAATGCAAGCGCTGTAAGCTTGCTCCAAACCCCGCAGCACCAGGAATGGTCCCATCCGCCGCAAACCTCCCCTGGTTTTGATGATCAAACGACCAATGCAGATAGGGCATGGAATCGGTGAATGTTCTCCTAAACAAACTGGGCTCAGCCTTGATCGATTCACCCTGGCCATAAATATTAAAGGCCATCGCCTGATTCTGCTTCAACTCGATCTGTTCCATTGCCTGTAGCGCAGGCTCCACTCGAACCTTCCCTTGATTCACATGCACTTGAAGCTTTTCGTCACCATCAAATCTCAAACCAAATTCTGTTCCTAAATCGATGATTTGGGCACGGTCCGTTGTCACCGTAAATCCATGCCCCGCTTCCGGCACCCGAAACCAAGCGGCGCCCCGTTGCATGGAAAGTTCAGTCTTGGCAATCAGCTTAAGATCCGAGGGCCCTTCAATCAGCGCCTCAACACCCGATGGAAATAAAAATTTAACCAGCCCCTGCTCGATCTGAATCGAGTCACCTGGAAGCAATTGCCCGTTCGGGCGCATTTCCCCGTCGCTTGTCGTAACAGTACACAGGGCATCTCCCGATTGTTCCATCAGGACCCATGTAGGTTCCTGCACTTGTCGATTGCTAACGTGAAAGAGAAAAAAACCAAAGCTGAGTAAGAGAATCGCAGCCAGTCCCACCACCAAGGATGTCACGGCCATTTTACGCCTTTCCATTCCCAAACGAACCGCGCTTACAGGGATACTCCCTAAATCATCCCTGATCTGAACATCCCTCTTCAGCAAAGCAACCAATTCCATGTGCTGGAAATACAAACTCCGGACATCGGGATTACTTTTGATGTTTTCCTTAAGCCACATCAGATCGCGATCCGAGATCACACCATCCTCTAGATCCTGAATGATCTTTTCCACTTGATCCAAACTAATCAATCGAGGTTGTTGTTGATTGCTCATGCAGAGTGATTGGCTTGTTGGGATTTCTTCTGCACACATTTCCTCAAAGCAATACGGATGCGATACAGGGCAGCACGAATCGCCTGCTCACTACGTCCTGATGCCTGGGCATACTTGCTCAGTCCGGATTTTTTCCAATACCGATGAATGATGAGTTCCTGATCTTTGGCTTGTAATAAACTAATGCATTCATTGAGATGCGTTAGTTTTTTATTCGAGGCTGCCATATTCGCCTCTAGAGCTTCCTCTTGAATAGCCTCACAAACTTCTTCCTCAAAAACCACCCAACGATCGCGCTTGCGCTTCCTCTGATGTGTCATGACATGAAAGCGAGCCGTGGTGAGCGACCAGGCTTTGAAATTGGTTCCGAGCTCAAAGCTGTCACGTTTCGACCATAAAATTTCATTCACCTCCTGCACCACATCCTCGGTCTCGGAAGAGCCCGGCATCAACGATACCACAAAGGCATGAATCAAATCCTGGTGACTCACCAGCAATTTAACAAAAGCATCTTCTTTGATCGGGGCATCCGCCATAACTCATTCGTTCCTTACATAGCATATGACAAACAGGATGAAATGTGACGCCCTTTTTTCCCTTTTTTTCAAGAACTCGTCATCTCTTCCTCCCCGCAGCCTCTAGCATCTTAAGCCACATCGCTTTATCCACTACCGAACACGCTCGGTCCACCAGGGTGAAATAATATCTGACACCACACCGTAGCGTATCGTCATGATCCGACTCCTCACCATCATAGCCGCCATGATGTGCTCCAGCCTTCTGGCCATGGGCAAGACCAGTGACACCCGACCCAACATTGTCTTCTGCATTGCCGATGACTGGGGCTGGCCGCACTCACCACTCTATGGCGACCAAGTTGTCAAGACTCCGACCTTGCAGCGCATCGCCGCCAATGGGGTGCTTTTCAACCATGCCTTTGTTTCCTCACCATCCTGCACTCCCTCTCGCAATGCCGCACTCACCGGCCAATACCACTGGCGCTTGACATCCGGAGCCAATCTCTGGAGCCACTTTCCCAAAGGTGTGCAAACCTTCCCACTCATTCTCACCCAACACGGCTACCACGTCGGGTCATTCCGTAAGGCTTTTGGGCCGGGAGTCGACCGCTCACCATCCGTCTCCGGTAAAAAATACGCCTCCGTGGATGCCTTTTTCAAGGCGCGCCCGAAAGACAAACCCTTCTGCTTTTGGTTTGGCTCGTCCGACCCGCACCGCAGCTATAAAGTCGGTTCCGGTATCAAAAGCGGAATGGATCCTGCTAAAGTGCAACTCCCCCCCTACTATCCAGATCACCCGAGTGTCCGCAGTGACATCTGCGATTATTATTTCGAAGTGCAACGCTTCGATCGCGAAGTCGGGGAACTGCTCGACCGCTTAAAACAATCCGGGGAGCTCGACAACACACTGGTTGTCATGACCGGAGACCACGGTTGGCCATTCCCTCGAGGGAAAAGCAACCTCTACGACATCGGAGCCCGGGTTCCGCTCGCCATGCAATGGGGAGACAAACTCGGAGGCAAACGCCGCATCGATGACTTTGTCAGTTTTGTCGATTTTGCCCCCACCTTTCTTGAGCTCGCCGGAGTTGACCGGCCCGACGACATGAGCGGCCGCAGCTTACTCCCCCTGCTGCTCAGCCAAAAATCAGGACAGGTTGAGCCGTCCCGTAGCCATGTCATCTACGGCAAGGAGCGTCATGTCCCCTGCCAGGAAAAAGGAACGATCGCAGCCCCCTGCCGGGCCATTCGCAACCACAAATTCCTCTACATCCACAATTTCTTCCCGGACCGCTGGCCCGTCGGGGCCCCCGAAGCCGAATTCCGATCCAACTGGGCCGACTGCGATAACGGGCCAAGCAAATCGTACATTCTCGACCACCGGGTCGAGCTGCAAAGCATCCAGGCCTACGAACTTTGTTTTGCCAAGCGACCACAGGACGAGCTCTACGATGTAAAAAATGACCCATGGCAGATTCACAATCTGGCTGCAGATCCAAAACATGCCGAGACACTCAAACAACTTCGTACCCAACTCATGCAAGAGCTGCAAACCACTGGCGATCTCCGAGTGCAGGGTAAAGGAGACATCTATGAGTCATTCCCCTACACCGGTAAAAATAAACGGTCGAAAAAATAAGCGACCCCAAACCCAAAGGGACTAACAGAATCTACCCCCCTCGCGGGGTAGATCGGCACGCCGGCTCAGCGTCATATTGACTTCTTCCATGCTTTTGCTAGGGTATCGTTCCCCTCGCATCATGGACCCTCTGATCGAACACATCCAATGGCTTTGGCCCTATGTCCTGACCGCCTTGCACTTCGCCGGCGCTCTGGCGGTGACCCTGCATGCCGTTCTTCGCAAACATGATGTTCGTTCCGCCATCGGCTGGATCGGCCTGGCCTGGCTATCACCGGTGATCGGATCCGTTGCTTATCTGCTGTTGGGCATCAACCGGATTCAGCGCAAAGGTGTCTCACTCGGACTTTATGACGCCTGGGATCACGCAATCAAACAACATCTCACCGATGAAGATGCCGAGCGGATCCACGATCTGCACCAATACCACCCGACCTTCATCAGCTTGGCCAAACTCGGCACCGACGTAACGGGCAACACCCCGCTACTAGGTAATCAAATCACCCCGCTGGTCAATGGTGACAATGCTTACCCCGAAATGCTCAAGGCCATCCGCGAAGCCAAGGTATCGGTCGCCCTGAACAGCTATATTTTCGATAGCGATCGTATCGGTGAGCAATTTCTCGAAGCCCTCAAAGAGGCTCAAG of Oceaniferula marina contains these proteins:
- a CDS encoding LamG-like jellyroll fold domain-containing protein, with the translated sequence MSNQQQPRLISLDQVEKIIQDLEDGVISDRDLMWLKENIKSNPDVRSLYFQHMELVALLKRDVQIRDDLGSIPVSAVRLGMERRKMAVTSLVVGLAAILLLSFGFFLFHVSNRQVQEPTWVLMEQSGDALCTVTTSDGEMRPNGQLLPGDSIQIEQGLVKFLFPSGVEALIEGPSDLKLIAKTELSMQRGAAWFRVPEAGHGFTVTTDRAQIIDLGTEFGLRFDGDEKLQVHVNQGKVRVEPALQAMEQIELKQNQAMAFNIYGQGESIKAEPSLFRRTFTDSMPYLHWSFDHQNQGRFAADGTIPGAAGFGASLQRLHSRTKRIDAPKYETAGRFGSALALHGDGVYAASAFAGIGENAPRSVAAWIRHRKNCERHNITPYCAWGVRKKGKLWQISFSDEGRLKTSLMERPFETIQAQDTMQQEWVHIAVVYTGRVDDDGFPEIYHYLNGKRQAVSKPDELCKMKTDNFTKSALPVRFGASLGPGADSRTLDADMDELYLFRGILSEKQIQQLMKTNHLDFFLD
- a CDS encoding sigma-70 family RNA polymerase sigma factor; the protein is MADAPIKEDAFVKLLVSHQDLIHAFVVSLMPGSSETEDVVQEVNEILWSKRDSFELGTNFKAWSLTTARFHVMTHQRKRKRDRWVVFEEEVCEAIQEEALEANMAASNKKLTHLNECISLLQAKDQELIIHRYWKKSGLSKYAQASGRSEQAIRAALYRIRIALRKCVQKKSQQANHSA
- a CDS encoding sulfatase family protein, which gives rise to MIRLLTIIAAMMCSSLLAMGKTSDTRPNIVFCIADDWGWPHSPLYGDQVVKTPTLQRIAANGVLFNHAFVSSPSCTPSRNAALTGQYHWRLTSGANLWSHFPKGVQTFPLILTQHGYHVGSFRKAFGPGVDRSPSVSGKKYASVDAFFKARPKDKPFCFWFGSSDPHRSYKVGSGIKSGMDPAKVQLPPYYPDHPSVRSDICDYYFEVQRFDREVGELLDRLKQSGELDNTLVVMTGDHGWPFPRGKSNLYDIGARVPLAMQWGDKLGGKRRIDDFVSFVDFAPTFLELAGVDRPDDMSGRSLLPLLLSQKSGQVEPSRSHVIYGKERHVPCQEKGTIAAPCRAIRNHKFLYIHNFFPDRWPVGAPEAEFRSNWADCDNGPSKSYILDHRVELQSIQAYELCFAKRPQDELYDVKNDPWQIHNLAADPKHAETLKQLRTQLMQELQTTGDLRVQGKGDIYESFPYTGKNKRSKK
- a CDS encoding PEP-CTERM sorting domain-containing protein — its product is MKTKHLFMTTCAALVTSAAVQAATSVTNWKTWNNDTTVSSGLNTDSPTFGNGTSNNADGLWYAGKFGSAVTLGIGDTLTVSAIINLTGGNHDTGDNDFRLGIFNDGGQFDANSGENWSAGYMLVPGTDLFQIRTNGAFISTATNAVDLNATKINNGLFRGNHVEDYVFSMSITRDSATTVDIVSSLTRNDSIYEKLYTENDRATSNFTFTAMGGSFGGNLNLDQGSYSNAQYEVTSVPEPSAAALLSFGGVALMMRRRK